The proteins below are encoded in one region of Oryzias melastigma strain HK-1 linkage group LG9, ASM292280v2, whole genome shotgun sequence:
- the fem1c gene encoding protein fem-1 homolog C: MDLKTAVFNAVRDGKLRLLQKLLENKDGHEVIKLMGEKTNGATPLLMAARYGHLELVEYLLECCSAPVEVGGSVSFDGETIEGAPPLWAASAAGHLKVVQSLLGHGASVNSTTLTNSTPLRAACFDGHLDIVKYLVEHSADLEVANRHGHTCLMISCYKGHKDIAQYLLEKGADVNRKSVKGNTALHDCAESGSLEIMQMLLQYGATMEQDAYGMTPILSASVTGHTNIVDYLTTLPQTSHTKRIDALELLGATFVDKKRDLLGALKYWKRAMDLRYVDSNSIVHKPEPKQLVMAYDYAREVTNAEELDSLISDPDEMRMQALLIRERILGPQHPDTSYYIRYRGAVYADSGNFERCINLWKYALEMQQSNLDPLSPMTASSLLSFAELFSFMLQDRAKGLLGTSVSFEDLMGILTKSVMEIERAIKQSGPMPPDPAQLSKALSIILHLICLLEKVPCTAEQDHFKKETIYRFLKLQPCGKNGYSPLHLAVDRNTTCVGRYPVCKFPSLTVASILLECGADVNSRDEDDNSPLHIAASNGHPDIMNLLISSGTHFDSTNAFQQTACDLLDEKELARNVIQPINHTTLQCLAARAIVKHSLAYQGNIPEKLEAFILLHR, encoded by the exons CGAGGTGATCAAGCTGATGGGCGAGAAGACGAACGGAGCTACCCCGCTCCTCATGGCCGCCCGCTACGGGCACCTGGAGCTGGTGGAGTATCTGCTGGAGTGCTGCAGCGCTCCCGTGGAGGTCGGCGGGTCGGTGAGCTTCGACGGGGAGACGATCGAGGGGGCGCCACCCCTGTGGGCTGCCTCGGCGGCGGGTCACCTGAAAGTGGTCCAGTCTCTGCTGGGTCACGGAGCCTCGGTGAACAGCACGACCCTCACTAACTCCACACCTCTCAGGGCGGCCTGCTTTGACGGCCACCTGGACATAGTGAAATACCTCGTAGAGCACAGCGCTGACCTGGAGGTGGCGAACAGACATGGCCACACGTGTCTCATGATTTCCTGCTACAAGGGGCACAAAGACATAGCGCAGTACCTGCTGGAGAAAGGCGCAGATGTCAATAGGAAAAGTGTTAAAG GCAACACGGCGCTCCATGACTGTGCGGAGTCGGGCAGTCTCGAGATCATGCAAATGTTGCTACAGTACGGTGCAACCATGGAGCAGGACGCCTATGGCATGACGCCCATCCTTTCTGCCAGTGTAACGGGCCACACTAACATCGTCGACTACCTGACGACACTCCCGCAG ACGAGCCACACGAAGCGCATCGATGCCCTGGAGCTTTTAGGAGCTACGTTTGTTGACAAGAAAAGAGATCTGCTGGGAGCCTTGAAATACTGGAAGAGGGCGATGGACCTCAGATACGTAGACAGTAACAGCATAGTTCACAAACCGGAGCCCAAGCAGTTGGTCATGGCATACGACTACGCCAGAGAG GTGACAAACGCAGAGGAGCTGGACAGTTTGATCTCCGACCCGGATGAGATGCGGATGCAGGCCCTGCTTATTCGGGAGAGGATTCTCGGGCCGCAGCATCCAGACACGTCCTACTACATCCGTTATAGAGGAGCCGTCTACGCCGATTCGGGAAACTTTGAGCGCTGCATCAACCTGTGGAAATACGCGCTGGAAATGCAGCAGAGCAACCTGGACCCCCTCAGCCCCATGACGGCGTCCAGCCTGCTGTCGTTTGCGGAGCTCTTCTCCTTCATGCTGCAGGACAGAGCCAAAGGGCTGCTGGGGACCTCGGTGTCTTTTGAAGACTTGATGGGAATATTAACCAAGAGTGTGATGGAGATTGAGCGAGCGATCAAACAAAGCGGACCCATGCCTCCTGACCCGGCTCAGCTCAGCAAGGCCCTCTCCATTATCCTGCACCTTATTTGTCTTTTAGAGAAGGTGCCGTGTACTGCAGAACAGGACCATTTCAAGAAGGAAACCATCTATAG ATTTTTGAAGCTTCAGCCATGTGGCAAGAACGGCTACAGCCCTCTACACTTGGCAGTCGACCGCAACACCACCTGCGTGGGCCGCTATCCAGTCTGCAAGTTCCCCTCCCTCACGGTGGCTTCAATCCTCCTCGAGTGCGGAGCAGACGTCAACAGTAGAGACGAAGATGACAACAG CCCCCTCCATATAGCTGCATCCAACGGCCACCCCGACATTATGAACTTGCTGATTTCCAGCGGGACTCACTTTGACAGCACCAACGCCTTCCAACAAACAGCCTGCGATCTCCTGGATGAGAAGGAGCTGGCCAGGAATGTCATCCAGCCCATTAACCACACCACGCTGCAGTGCCTAGCTGCCAGGGCTATCGTCAAGCACAGCCTTGCTTACCAAGGAAACATTCCCGAGAAGCTAGAGGCCTTCATTTTGCTCCACAGATAA